One window of Desulfallas thermosapovorans DSM 6562 genomic DNA carries:
- a CDS encoding flagellar hook-basal body protein — protein MIRGIYSAVSGMNLQMAVVDTASGNLNNANLPGYKKDWVEAKPFLELVQLSSRQRDALTDALTGLSMHKPLGITNQGAQIERVFTDFAPGDPRETGKKTDFALQGPGFFTLVNPANDDEVFYTRNGSFSLDQAGYLVNDNGFRVMGQNGPVQVTDVNSLMVDEYGNVMENDDTTGVLNIVTFDNLLELVGVGNNLYQAPEQEARVVENPGLRQGFLEAANVDAVKEITDIIAATRAYETGQRIIQAQDGFLDTAINKVGVLR, from the coding sequence ATGATCAGGGGCATATATTCCGCAGTTTCGGGTATGAACTTGCAAATGGCCGTAGTTGATACCGCTTCGGGTAACCTGAATAATGCTAACTTGCCCGGATACAAGAAAGACTGGGTGGAAGCCAAACCTTTTCTGGAATTGGTTCAGCTAAGTTCCCGCCAGCGTGATGCATTGACTGATGCATTGACGGGGTTGAGCATGCACAAACCGCTGGGTATCACAAACCAGGGGGCGCAAATAGAGCGGGTATTCACTGACTTTGCTCCGGGTGACCCCCGGGAAACCGGCAAGAAAACTGATTTTGCACTGCAGGGACCCGGTTTTTTCACCCTGGTCAACCCTGCAAATGATGATGAAGTTTTTTACACCCGCAACGGTAGCTTCAGCCTGGACCAGGCGGGATATCTGGTTAACGATAACGGGTTTAGGGTTATGGGACAAAACGGCCCCGTTCAGGTGACCGACGTAAACTCTTTAATGGTTGATGAATATGGGAACGTAATGGAAAATGATGATACAACCGGAGTGCTTAATATAGTTACATTTGATAACCTGCTGGAGTTGGTGGGTGTAGGCAATAATTTGTACCAGGCTCCGGAACAGGAGGCGCGGGTTGTGGAAAATCCCGGTTTGAGACAGGGCTTTCTGGAGGCGGCAAATGTCGATGCAGTAAAGGAAATAACCGATATTATTGCTGCTACCCGGGCTTATGAAACAGGGCAGCGGATTATCCAGGCCCAGGATGGCTTTTTGGATACGGCCATTAACAAAGTGGGTGTATTGAGATGA
- a CDS encoding flagellar hook-basal body protein — protein MLKIIGDNKVGFLSQMRKLDVTGNNIINSNTPGFKRQSVSFIDFLSGHPLHDDGTVRDLRGSGNVIALTDRHFGQGNMVYTGRQLDLAINGNGFFRLTREDGSVCYTRDGSFQVDAGGRVISKQGYLLLAESLPDNYSNIKINEKGMLSCKDENGDTVEIGQIELAFFTHPTELEPLGDNLYQATDAAGEELLLVPGEEEAGVIIQGQLEGSNVDLVTEMNNLIVAQRSTQFNSKIIQTADQLWNIANNLQK, from the coding sequence ATGCTAAAAATTATTGGCGATAACAAAGTGGGCTTTTTGTCTCAAATGCGCAAGTTGGACGTAACTGGTAATAATATTATTAATTCCAACACTCCGGGATTTAAAAGGCAGTCGGTTAGTTTTATAGATTTTCTAAGCGGTCATCCTTTGCATGATGATGGGACGGTGCGGGATCTCAGGGGAAGCGGCAACGTCATTGCCCTTACGGATCGCCATTTTGGTCAAGGTAATATGGTTTATACCGGGCGCCAACTGGATTTGGCCATTAACGGGAACGGTTTTTTCAGGCTTACCCGGGAGGATGGTTCTGTATGTTATACCAGGGACGGTAGTTTTCAAGTTGACGCCGGTGGCCGGGTCATTAGTAAACAGGGCTACTTATTACTGGCGGAGTCGCTGCCCGATAATTACAGTAATATTAAAATTAATGAGAAAGGTATGCTATCCTGTAAGGATGAGAACGGCGATACTGTAGAGATAGGCCAAATTGAGCTGGCCTTTTTCACACATCCTACCGAACTTGAACCGTTGGGAGATAATCTATACCAGGCCACTGACGCTGCAGGGGAAGAGTTGTTACTGGTGCCCGGGGAGGAAGAGGCTGGAGTTATTATACAGGGTCAACTGGAAGGATCCAATGTTGATCTGGTCACGGAAATGAATAATTTAATCGTGGCCCAGCGTTCCACCCAGTTCAACAGTAAAATTATACAAACCGCAGATCAACTTTGGAATATTGCCAATAACTTGCAAAAGTAA
- a CDS encoding chemotaxis protein CheC, which produces MRETGGLSEMQLDALQEISNIGLGHAATALAEMLDSKIGMGVPKSSFVAFDKVIDIIGGYEELVSCVSLQLEGDIKGIVFYIFNEQSTYSLVDMLMGFADGTTNELDELATSTINEIGNILTGSFISAITDFTGLRINPSTPIFAFDMLAAVFTSLVIECGQSEGDNILTIETQLFRDDQKVSGHFFLMSEPESIEKLLLALGIEA; this is translated from the coding sequence ATGAGAGAAACCGGTGGGCTGTCCGAAATGCAATTGGACGCGCTGCAGGAAATAAGCAATATCGGACTTGGGCACGCGGCAACTGCGTTGGCGGAAATGCTGGACAGCAAGATTGGCATGGGTGTTCCAAAGAGCAGTTTTGTGGCATTTGATAAAGTCATCGATATTATTGGCGGGTATGAGGAACTGGTGTCCTGTGTCAGCCTGCAGCTGGAGGGTGACATAAAAGGAATAGTTTTCTATATTTTTAATGAGCAAAGTACTTATAGCCTGGTAGATATGCTTATGGGATTTGCAGATGGTACCACCAACGAATTGGATGAGCTGGCTACCTCTACCATCAATGAGATTGGTAATATACTAACCGGTTCCTTTATATCTGCCATAACTGATTTCACTGGTTTGCGAATTAACCCGTCCACGCCTATTTTCGCCTTTGACATGCTGGCCGCTGTATTCACATCTCTGGTTATTGAATGCGGGCAATCGGAGGGTGATAATATTTTAACCATTGAAACACAGCTGTTTAGGGATGATCAAAAGGTAAGCGGGCACTTTTTTTTGATGTCCGAACCCGAATCCATAGAAAAGCTGCTTCTTGCACTGGGAATAGAAGCTTAA
- the flhA gene encoding flagellar biosynthesis protein FlhA: MTTFSQAGYGQLFKKNTDLIIAAAILGIVLLIIIPLPPLALDLFLTISITLALVIIMITMFTTEPLQFSIFPTLLLVTTLYRLALNISSTRLILSEAQAGNIIKGFGEFVVGGDYVVGAIVFIIITVIQFVVITNGAGRVSEVTARFTLDAMPGKQMSIDADFNSGLIGEDEARERRRKLQREADFFGAMDGASKFVRGDAIAGIVIIIINIIGGITIGVLQKGMDVMTSVQTYTILTIGDGLVSQIPALLISTASGILITRATADASFGTDLARQFINFPKIMFIVAGILFAIGLIPAMPGLVFFALAGALAFLGYSLLNAQKREELLVQEQDAQKRVQEKREPENVLQLLETDPLQIEIGYNLIPLTDDRAGGDLLQRLTAVRRQLAAEMGLYVRPIRIRDNLQLPPNRYIFRIHGEEIDGGELMPGYYLALNPTGQEINVAGIATTEPTFGLPAWWVTGEQKEQVELAGFTVVDSPTVLVTHLTEFIKKYAHELIGRQDTRELIDVVREKNPAVVEDLVPEPMSVGEVQKVLQNLLKENVPIKDIITILEALGDGVRMNKDLDFLIEHVRQALARSICRSLLNAENKLQVITLHPKIEKMMTDAIQPTQMGSYPVLEPRLARQVLESIAKTVDNALGKGYSPVLLCSPRLRLPLRRFIVRQMPGTAVLSMNEIIPEIEIEAVGTVVMDEN, from the coding sequence GTGACTACCTTTTCCCAGGCGGGTTACGGCCAATTGTTTAAAAAAAATACTGACCTTATTATAGCGGCCGCTATTCTGGGTATAGTGCTGTTGATTATTATCCCTCTGCCGCCTCTGGCACTGGATTTGTTTCTAACCATCAGCATTACCCTGGCCCTGGTGATTATCATGATTACCATGTTTACCACCGAGCCGCTGCAGTTTTCTATTTTTCCCACTCTACTGCTGGTTACAACCCTTTACAGGTTGGCATTGAATATCTCCTCCACCCGGTTGATTTTAAGTGAGGCGCAAGCCGGCAATATCATCAAGGGTTTTGGTGAATTTGTGGTGGGCGGCGACTACGTGGTGGGGGCCATTGTATTTATTATTATTACAGTAATTCAGTTCGTGGTGATTACCAACGGTGCGGGCCGGGTGTCCGAAGTAACGGCGCGTTTTACCCTGGATGCCATGCCCGGCAAGCAGATGAGTATTGATGCGGATTTTAACAGCGGGTTGATTGGTGAAGATGAGGCCCGGGAACGCCGCCGCAAGCTGCAGCGGGAAGCTGATTTTTTCGGGGCCATGGACGGTGCCAGCAAGTTCGTACGGGGTGATGCCATAGCCGGTATTGTCATCATCATTATTAATATCATCGGTGGCATAACCATCGGGGTGCTGCAAAAGGGCATGGATGTAATGACTTCGGTGCAGACCTATACCATTTTGACCATTGGCGACGGTCTGGTTTCCCAGATTCCGGCTTTGCTTATTTCCACCGCTTCCGGTATTTTAATCACCAGAGCCACCGCCGATGCCAGTTTTGGTACCGATCTGGCCCGGCAGTTTATAAATTTTCCCAAAATAATGTTTATTGTGGCGGGAATTTTATTTGCCATCGGCTTGATTCCGGCCATGCCGGGATTGGTATTTTTTGCACTGGCCGGTGCCCTTGCATTTCTGGGGTATTCATTGCTTAACGCGCAAAAACGCGAGGAATTATTGGTGCAGGAGCAGGATGCCCAAAAGCGGGTACAGGAAAAACGGGAACCGGAAAATGTACTGCAGTTGTTGGAAACCGATCCACTGCAAATTGAAATTGGTTACAACCTCATACCGTTGACCGACGATAGAGCAGGGGGGGATTTACTGCAAAGGCTTACTGCAGTACGCCGCCAGTTGGCAGCTGAAATGGGACTTTATGTGCGCCCTATACGTATCAGGGACAACCTGCAGTTACCACCCAACCGGTATATTTTCAGAATACATGGTGAAGAAATTGATGGCGGAGAATTAATGCCTGGCTACTATTTGGCCCTTAATCCCACAGGCCAGGAGATCAACGTGGCGGGTATAGCCACCACTGAGCCCACCTTCGGGTTGCCGGCCTGGTGGGTGACCGGTGAGCAAAAGGAACAGGTGGAATTGGCGGGTTTTACCGTGGTGGATTCTCCCACTGTGCTGGTTACTCATCTAACGGAGTTCATTAAAAAGTATGCCCACGAACTGATCGGGCGCCAGGATACCCGGGAACTAATCGACGTAGTGAGGGAGAAAAACCCGGCGGTGGTGGAGGATTTGGTGCCGGAACCCATGTCGGTGGGTGAAGTGCAGAAGGTACTGCAAAACCTGCTAAAGGAAAATGTACCCATTAAAGATATTATCACCATATTAGAAGCCCTGGGGGACGGCGTGCGCATGAACAAAGATTTGGATTTTTTAATCGAACACGTGCGCCAGGCCCTTGCCCGCAGTATTTGCCGCAGCCTGCTTAATGCTGAAAACAAACTCCAGGTGATTACTCTGCATCCGAAAATAGAAAAAATGATGACCGATGCAATACAGCCAACGCAAATGGGATCCTACCCTGTGCTGGAACCCCGGTTGGCCCGCCAGGTGCTGGAGAGTATAGCTAAAACAGTGGACAATGCTCTGGGTAAAGGGTATTCGCCGGTGCTGTTATGTTCACCGCGGCTGCGCCTGCCACTACGGCGTTTTATCGTCCGGCAGATGCCCGGAACAGCGGTTTTATCAATGAATGAAATAATTCCGGAAATAGAAATCGAGGCAGTGGGGACGGTGGTAATGGATGAAAATTAA
- a CDS encoding chemotaxis protein CheD, which translates to MQFAKKQEDIHVGIGEYKLARSPGRLVTLGLGSCVGVTLWDPVTKIGGLLHIMLPNSKDFSKINKKEKYADLGIPLMVLDLVKNGASQSRLKAKLVGGAQMFSGVDKKRLFNIGERNIEMSRKILKQMSIHIVSEDVGGNKGRTMYLNLENGEVQVKTLGKSIKVI; encoded by the coding sequence ATGCAATTTGCAAAAAAACAGGAAGATATCCATGTTGGCATAGGGGAATACAAATTGGCCAGAAGTCCGGGGCGCCTTGTAACACTTGGCTTGGGATCCTGTGTGGGGGTAACCCTGTGGGATCCCGTAACTAAAATAGGTGGACTATTACATATTATGCTCCCTAATAGTAAGGATTTTTCCAAAATAAACAAAAAGGAAAAATACGCCGACCTGGGCATACCATTAATGGTATTGGACCTGGTGAAAAACGGTGCCAGCCAAAGCAGGTTGAAAGCCAAACTGGTGGGTGGTGCACAGATGTTTTCAGGTGTGGATAAAAAACGATTATTTAATATTGGTGAGAGGAATATTGAAATGTCGCGTAAAATATTAAAGCAGATGTCCATACATATAGTCAGCGAGGATGTGGGCGGTAACAAAGGGCGGACTATGTATTTGAACCTGGAAAACGGGGAAGTGCAGGTTAAAACTTTAGGCAAGAGCATCAAGGTGATTTAA
- a CDS encoding flagellar brake protein: MAEEFDIHVRQKIQVLKPGTNEWFNSSIQDIKQNVISISWPYLQERPLVLCKGDTVQVRLAAERAAYYFNTTVIGETKDNINLYQLAYPREVERIQKRSHVRLPVVLDVKYAVLQDDKKPLKFIDASVVDLSGGGMKLAVREEIKENTRLMLNFILPFRGKPELVKLEAIVIRNQLVDQVRLIYHLGVKFVDISFHQQDMIVRFIFERMAQQKRLR, encoded by the coding sequence TTGGCTGAAGAATTTGATATACATGTTCGTCAAAAAATACAGGTGCTCAAACCGGGCACTAATGAATGGTTTAATTCCAGTATTCAGGATATAAAACAAAATGTGATCAGTATATCCTGGCCTTATTTACAGGAGCGCCCGCTGGTTTTATGCAAGGGAGATACGGTGCAGGTACGGCTGGCCGCTGAACGAGCCGCGTATTATTTCAATACCACGGTAATCGGTGAAACAAAAGATAATATAAATCTATACCAACTGGCTTATCCCAGGGAAGTGGAAAGGATTCAAAAAAGATCGCACGTGCGGCTGCCTGTGGTGCTGGATGTTAAATATGCGGTGCTTCAAGATGATAAAAAACCCCTCAAATTTATTGATGCTTCTGTTGTCGATTTAAGTGGTGGTGGCATGAAGCTGGCCGTGCGGGAGGAAATTAAGGAAAACACCAGGTTAATGTTAAATTTTATTTTGCCCTTCCGGGGCAAGCCGGAATTGGTAAAACTGGAGGCCATAGTTATCCGCAACCAGTTGGTTGACCAGGTAAGGTTGATTTACCACCTGGGGGTGAAATTTGTAGATATTAGCTTTCACCAGCAAGATATGATAGTACGCTTTATTTTTGAAAGAATGGCCCAGCAAAAACGCCTGCGTTAA
- a CDS encoding CheR family methyltransferase yields the protein MEFNDFKARVMSAFRLDLNSYKEKQLKRRLDSYLVKLNLKNYGELFNQMVKERETYEKFLDYLTINVSEFFRDPLRFDDLQKKYLPALYNGHNQVKIWSAACSNGSEPYSVAIILEEMGLSGRSKIEATDIDRQILKKAMEANYSKDSVKNVSQDRLKRYFIPQGNLYALKDVIKRQVSFRYHNLLDNDYRGVYDLILCRNVTIYFTREAQDEIYKKFHRALNPGGVLFIGGSEMIFNYKELGYEKLSPCFYKKIT from the coding sequence ATGGAATTTAACGATTTTAAGGCCAGGGTAATGTCCGCTTTTCGCCTGGACCTGAATAGTTACAAGGAAAAACAATTGAAGCGCCGGTTGGATTCCTATTTGGTTAAACTGAATCTAAAAAATTACGGCGAACTGTTTAATCAAATGGTTAAGGAACGGGAAACTTACGAAAAATTTTTGGATTACCTGACCATTAATGTGTCCGAATTTTTCAGGGATCCCCTGCGATTCGACGATTTGCAAAAAAAATATTTACCCGCTTTGTATAACGGCCATAACCAGGTAAAAATCTGGAGTGCGGCTTGCTCCAATGGTTCGGAGCCATACTCGGTTGCTATAATCCTTGAAGAAATGGGTCTTTCCGGTCGTAGCAAAATAGAGGCCACCGATATCGACCGGCAAATATTAAAAAAAGCGATGGAGGCCAATTACAGCAAAGATAGCGTGAAAAACGTCAGCCAGGACAGATTAAAGCGTTATTTTATCCCGCAGGGTAATTTATATGCTTTGAAGGATGTTATTAAAAGGCAGGTTTCCTTTCGTTATCACAATTTGCTGGATAATGACTACAGAGGTGTTTACGACTTAATCCTGTGTCGCAATGTGACCATTTATTTCACCAGGGAGGCCCAGGATGAAATATACAAAAAGTTCCATCGTGCTCTTAATCCCGGAGGGGTTCTTTTCATTGGCGGGAGTGAGATGATTTTTAACTATAAAGAACTGGGTTATGAAAAATTATCACCGTGTTTTTACAAAAAAATAACCTAG
- the flhF gene encoding flagellar biosynthesis protein FlhF, which yields MKIKKVVAADMQQALQQIRRELGEDAVIVSTAKEPIRSIRQLFGPRRIEVTAAVDDHEFNVPVQQKIEAPAPPLLLESPVPAGRDENAKSVVEPETPARIIPGKLVPARLPEPIMEISEKSQNNWFNIVLQQELNKGGGKMDSGLPGKWKKLLQRAEINEVIIEKLLKDMPSNIEQDDSLSEEIFRAHLKKRIIDLVKIAYASKSAARIHSFIGPTGVGKTLTLAKLATKYKVVEKKRIGLITVYNHRFGITEKLNYYGKIIDVPVDVVMTPGELTRAVEKHSDKDIVFIDTEGRPSMNRSQVLELHTFMGAVKETQSIHLVLSAPTKNRDLIRIANDFLPIGYDKIIFTKLDETDTYGSMLNVSCDTGLPVGYVTRGQNVPDDIEHMTPKRFADIIIGGLVTDEDYQS from the coding sequence ATGAAAATTAAAAAAGTAGTTGCCGCCGATATGCAGCAGGCACTGCAGCAAATACGCCGGGAGTTGGGGGAAGATGCAGTGATTGTTAGCACTGCCAAAGAGCCGATAAGAAGTATTCGGCAGTTATTTGGCCCCCGCCGGATCGAGGTTACCGCGGCGGTGGATGATCATGAGTTTAACGTACCGGTGCAACAAAAGATTGAAGCACCGGCACCTCCTTTGCTTTTAGAGTCACCGGTACCTGCCGGACGGGATGAAAACGCAAAGTCCGTTGTTGAACCGGAAACGCCGGCGCGTATTATACCGGGTAAGTTAGTACCGGCCCGGTTACCGGAGCCGATTATGGAAATCTCGGAAAAAAGTCAAAATAACTGGTTTAATATTGTTTTGCAACAGGAATTGAACAAAGGGGGTGGTAAAATGGATAGCGGATTGCCTGGCAAGTGGAAAAAGTTGTTACAGCGTGCTGAGATAAACGAAGTTATAATTGAAAAATTATTAAAGGATATGCCATCAAATATTGAACAGGACGATAGCTTATCCGAGGAAATATTCAGGGCACATTTAAAGAAAAGAATCATTGACCTGGTCAAGATCGCATATGCCAGTAAAAGTGCGGCCCGCATTCATTCATTCATCGGCCCCACCGGAGTAGGCAAGACTTTGACCCTGGCCAAGCTGGCCACGAAATACAAAGTGGTGGAGAAGAAACGGATTGGTTTGATAACCGTTTATAACCACCGTTTTGGCATAACGGAAAAGCTGAATTATTATGGTAAAATTATAGATGTACCAGTGGACGTGGTTATGACTCCCGGAGAGTTGACCCGGGCAGTGGAAAAACATAGCGATAAGGATATCGTTTTTATTGATACCGAAGGGCGCCCCTCCATGAACCGGAGCCAGGTGCTGGAACTACACACCTTTATGGGTGCGGTGAAAGAAACCCAAAGCATTCACCTGGTTTTAAGTGCCCCTACTAAAAACCGTGATCTAATCAGAATTGCCAATGACTTTTTGCCCATTGGTTATGATAAAATAATTTTTACAAAATTGGATGAAACAGATACATACGGTTCCATGCTGAATGTTTCTTGTGATACAGGTTTGCCGGTAGGTTATGTAACCAGGGGACAAAATGTGCCTGATGATATTGAACATATGACACCCAAGCGTTTTGCAGATATTATAATTGGGGGCCTGGTAACCGATGAGGATTATCAATCGTAA
- a CDS encoding MinD/ParA family protein codes for MRIINRNTLKQRPSEIVSPHDSIPAQGPRVITITSGKGGVGKTNLAVNLSIALAGEGQRVILFDADLGMANVEVLLGMTPALTLYDHLFKNIPISDILLPGPGGIKIISGGAGFLELANLSTKQRTKLLNGIEILNSMADFVMIDTGAGISKDVLAFCAAADEMQMVITPEPTSLTDAYSLIKVMDRFKLHKEVGLVINQARSNVESSEPVHRLINLADRYLTIRLKHLGSIPWDQSVVRAVKNQTPFYLAKPQSSASAAVKRIATVMLNKSKPVDAEGGLRGFISKLTRLFK; via the coding sequence ATGAGGATTATCAATCGTAATACCCTCAAACAAAGGCCATCAGAGATTGTTAGCCCCCATGATTCAATCCCCGCCCAGGGACCGAGAGTGATAACTATCACCAGCGGCAAAGGCGGGGTTGGTAAAACAAACCTTGCAGTTAACCTGTCCATAGCGCTGGCCGGTGAGGGGCAGCGGGTAATACTGTTCGATGCCGATCTGGGGATGGCCAATGTGGAAGTGTTGCTGGGTATGACGCCGGCACTGACCTTATACGATCACTTATTCAAAAACATACCCATCTCAGACATATTGTTGCCCGGGCCGGGCGGTATTAAAATTATTTCCGGCGGGGCGGGCTTTTTGGAGTTGGCCAATCTTTCCACCAAGCAACGTACCAAATTATTAAATGGTATTGAGATACTAAATAGCATGGCCGATTTTGTAATGATTGACACCGGGGCCGGTATTTCCAAGGATGTGTTGGCTTTTTGTGCTGCGGCGGACGAGATGCAAATGGTTATTACCCCGGAACCTACATCACTGACCGATGCTTATAGTTTGATTAAGGTGATGGACAGGTTTAAATTACATAAAGAAGTTGGCCTTGTTATTAACCAAGCGCGCAGCAACGTTGAATCCTCCGAGCCCGTGCACCGGTTGATTAACCTGGCGGACAGGTATTTAACCATCAGACTCAAGCATCTTGGCAGCATCCCGTGGGATCAATCAGTGGTCCGGGCAGTTAAAAATCAAACCCCTTTTTATTTAGCTAAACCACAATCCAGTGCCTCAGCAGCTGTGAAAAGGATTGCCACTGTCATGTTGAATAAGAGCAAACCGGTGGATGCTGAGGGCGGGCTGCGCGGTTTTATCAGCAAGTTGACAAGGCTTTTTAAATAG
- the flhB gene encoding flagellar biosynthesis protein FlhB, whose product MADNNSAQQKTEAPSPRRLREAREKGQVPKSRDLSAAIILLAALFAIAFMEDGIIYSMQRLLLEHFETGVNIHLPAENLPYYMIGFLARVSMVFMPLFVIILIAAVAANVLQVGVLFAPRVLQPKFERLNPVEGFKRIFSLRSLFELVKNVLKIIIVAATVYWVVKARLSELLLIHFKTPAQLLELIASILLLTAFAGAGAFLVVSFFDMMFQRYEHIKNLRMTKQEVKDELKQTEGDPLVKSWLRRRQREILANAIRQEVPRATVVITNPVHVSVAIRYDEKETGAPVVVAKGAGDLAQAIKNLARQNNVPVVENPPVARALYQNVGIGSEIPVELYQAIAEIIAMVYRLKGKAG is encoded by the coding sequence ATGGCGGACAATAATTCTGCGCAGCAAAAAACCGAAGCGCCATCGCCGCGAAGGCTGAGGGAAGCGCGGGAAAAGGGACAGGTGCCCAAGAGCCGGGACTTGAGTGCGGCTATTATTTTACTGGCTGCCCTTTTTGCAATTGCCTTCATGGAGGATGGCATCATTTACTCCATGCAGCGGCTGCTGCTGGAACATTTTGAGACCGGTGTGAACATTCATTTGCCGGCAGAAAACCTGCCCTACTACATGATTGGTTTTTTGGCACGTGTAAGTATGGTTTTCATGCCCCTGTTTGTTATTATTCTTATTGCAGCCGTTGCCGCCAATGTTTTGCAGGTGGGCGTTCTCTTTGCCCCCCGGGTGCTGCAACCAAAGTTTGAAAGGCTTAACCCCGTGGAGGGTTTTAAGCGGATTTTCAGCCTGCGAAGCTTATTTGAGCTGGTTAAAAATGTACTGAAAATAATTATCGTTGCCGCCACTGTTTACTGGGTGGTTAAGGCGCGATTATCCGAATTATTGCTTATACATTTTAAAACCCCGGCCCAGTTGCTGGAATTGATTGCCTCCATATTATTATTGACTGCCTTTGCCGGAGCGGGTGCCTTTTTGGTGGTATCATTTTTTGATATGATGTTCCAGCGCTATGAACATATCAAAAACTTGCGTATGACCAAACAGGAAGTTAAGGATGAACTGAAACAAACCGAAGGGGATCCTTTGGTTAAATCCTGGCTGCGTCGCAGGCAGCGGGAAATCCTGGCCAATGCCATCCGCCAGGAGGTACCCAGGGCTACGGTGGTTATCACCAACCCGGTTCACGTGTCCGTGGCCATCCGGTATGATGAAAAAGAAACCGGTGCACCGGTGGTTGTTGCCAAAGGTGCGGGCGATCTGGCTCAAGCCATTAAGAACTTAGCCAGGCAAAATAACGTTCCCGTGGTGGAGAACCCGCCGGTGGCCCGGGCATTGTACCAAAACGTGGGTATCGGTAGTGAAATTCCCGTGGAATTATACCAGGCCATTGCTGAGATAATTGCCATGGTCTACCGGCTAAAGGGCAAAGCCGGGTAA
- a CDS encoding response regulator: protein MSLRILIVDDATFMRMMIKNIVTKNGFEVVAEAENGAQAVKLYAEHKPDLVTMDITMPEMDGIEGVKAIKKIDPNAKIIMCSAMGQQSMVMEAIQAGAMDFIVKPFKQDRILQAIDRVMNR from the coding sequence ATGTCTTTGAGAATCCTAATAGTGGATGATGCCACATTTATGCGTATGATGATCAAAAATATTGTTACTAAAAATGGCTTTGAAGTGGTAGCCGAGGCGGAAAACGGTGCCCAGGCTGTAAAGCTATACGCAGAGCATAAACCCGATTTGGTAACCATGGATATTACTATGCCTGAAATGGACGGAATCGAAGGGGTTAAAGCAATTAAAAAAATTGATCCCAACGCCAAAATAATTATGTGCAGTGCCATGGGGCAGCAGTCCATGGTTATGGAGGCCATTCAGGCCGGTGCCATGGATTTTATCGTCAAACCGTTCAAACAGGACAGAATTCTACAGGCTATAGACAGGGTTATGAATAGATAG
- a CDS encoding sigma-70 family RNA polymerase sigma factor — protein sequence MGSADIWARYSKTGDQSLKDELVLKHLGLVKYLAGRLMVNAPPGITREDLEGYGVIGLLDAIDKFNVKMGTEFKNYAYTRIRGAILDEIRKQSWVPRSKWQKLHQYNKLKERYWQNGEMPDERILAGEMGVDAVRLRQLAAEYSSAFIISLEDGVGTDGEGVLADTIKDENSPDPLDIIALQDEKQTLAQAIRDLPERDRLVLALYYQEELTLKEIGSVLEVTESRVCQLHSKALRKLKAKLTGEEKGAR from the coding sequence ATGGGCAGTGCTGACATCTGGGCACGCTATAGCAAAACCGGGGATCAATCCCTGAAAGATGAACTGGTTCTCAAACACCTGGGGCTGGTCAAATACCTTGCCGGGCGGTTGATGGTAAACGCGCCGCCGGGCATAACCCGGGAGGACCTGGAAGGATACGGAGTTATTGGGTTACTGGATGCCATTGACAAGTTTAATGTCAAGATGGGCACAGAGTTTAAAAATTATGCATATACCAGAATACGCGGTGCCATACTGGATGAAATCAGGAAGCAAAGCTGGGTGCCCCGGAGTAAATGGCAGAAGTTACATCAATATAACAAATTAAAGGAGCGTTACTGGCAAAACGGAGAAATGCCCGATGAAAGAATATTAGCCGGGGAAATGGGTGTGGATGCCGTCAGGCTGAGGCAGTTGGCGGCCGAATACAGCAGTGCTTTTATTATTTCCCTTGAGGACGGTGTTGGTACAGATGGAGAGGGTGTACTGGCGGACACCATTAAAGACGAGAATAGTCCCGATCCACTGGATATCATTGCTTTGCAGGATGAAAAGCAAACACTGGCTCAAGCAATTCGCGATCTGCCCGAAAGGGATCGGTTGGTGCTTGCCCTTTATTACCAGGAGGAACTAACTTTAAAAGAAATAGGCAGTGTGTTGGAGGTGACCGAATCGCGGGTTTGCCAGCTGCACTCCAAAGCGTTACGGAAGCTAAAAGCAAAACTTACCGGTGAGGAGAAAGGAGCCAGGTAA